A region of bacterium DNA encodes the following proteins:
- a CDS encoding nucleoside phosphorylase produces the protein MNKKTIGIVTALHAEARPLIDYFNLKKDLASAKFEIFSNDDIALIVSGIGKIKSAVATTYFFSQIDPACAVNFGICGTPKTHYTIGDLIVINKIIDFAGRREFFPDMIVKHGLIEDQVTTFDTPVTMDMAVELNLNLVDMEASGFFQSASVFLAPDKIATLKIVSDYLELDHITREFVAELVQKKLPEIDGFIQRFSAAQSKSDGVFTDEENILLGKLINHLRLTTTQIHQLRDWATAYKIASKKEITFLSEFLHAGIRNKNERQSAFKRVRTRLGVA, from the coding sequence TTGAACAAAAAAACTATCGGGATTGTTACAGCTTTACATGCTGAAGCGCGCCCGCTGATCGATTATTTCAATCTAAAAAAAGACCTCGCTTCGGCCAAGTTCGAAATTTTTTCAAACGACGATATAGCTTTGATCGTCAGCGGCATTGGGAAAATCAAATCGGCTGTCGCAACGACTTATTTTTTCAGCCAGATTGATCCGGCTTGTGCCGTTAATTTTGGAATTTGCGGAACACCTAAGACGCACTATACAATCGGCGACCTGATTGTCATAAACAAAATAATCGATTTTGCGGGACGGCGTGAATTTTTTCCGGATATGATCGTCAAACACGGTTTGATCGAAGATCAGGTTACGACGTTTGACACGCCGGTGACGATGGATATGGCGGTCGAACTGAATTTAAATCTGGTCGACATGGAAGCGTCGGGGTTCTTTCAATCGGCTTCGGTTTTTTTAGCGCCGGATAAAATCGCAACCTTGAAAATCGTTTCCGATTATCTTGAATTGGATCACATTACGCGGGAATTTGTTGCTGAACTGGTGCAAAAGAAATTGCCGGAAATTGACGGTTTCATACAACGATTTTCAGCCGCCCAGTCCAAAAGTGATGGAGTTTTTACCGATGAAGAAAATATTCTTCTCGGCAAATTGATCAATCATTTACGGCTCACGACGACGCAGATCCATCAACTGCGCGATTGGGCTACAGCGTATAAAATTGCATCAAAAAAAGAAATAACTTTTCTAAGCGAATTTCTTCATGCCGGTATCCGAAATAAAAACGAACGTCAATCCGCATTTAAACGTGTCCGCACCAGACTCGGTGTTGCCTAA
- the mce gene encoding methylmalonyl-CoA epimerase — MKLNKIDHIGIAVTDLEAAKKLYEAMGFHYTGHETVDDQKVETAFFEIGESKIELLAATDPSSPIAKFIEKNGNKGGIAHIAINVTNIEEKLKDLKSKGFQLIDETPKTGAHGAKIAFVHPKSTSGVLLELCEKP, encoded by the coding sequence ATGAAACTCAATAAAATCGATCATATTGGCATTGCTGTTACCGATCTGGAAGCGGCTAAAAAACTATACGAAGCGATGGGTTTTCACTATACCGGACATGAAACGGTGGACGATCAGAAAGTCGAAACGGCTTTTTTTGAAATCGGAGAATCGAAAATTGAATTGCTCGCGGCAACCGATCCGTCCAGCCCGATCGCCAAATTCATCGAGAAGAACGGTAACAAAGGCGGCATCGCTCACATTGCGATCAATGTTACCAATATCGAGGAAAAGTTGAAAGACCTGAAATCGAAAGGATTTCAACTGATTGACGAAACGCCTAAAACGGGAGCTCACGGCGCAAAGATTGCGTTTGTTCATCCGAAATCGACGTCCGGCGTATTGCTTGAATTGTGTGAAAAACCATAA
- a CDS encoding short-chain dehydrogenase has protein sequence MDIQKKTVLVLGGWGLVGSAICRKLMEEKPGRLIVTSLNKSEAIEAVSDLKKEFPKAGKNFFIPWWGNVFLRHQLKDMPREKLMADERYRGMLMDDMISELNDEVLKRSSLFKLLSQYQPDIIVDCINSATAIAYQDIFQSTRNVIRQLNAAKKKKQNDLIETTEKLLCTLYMPQLIRHVQLLYQSMKIHRTQMYVKIGTSGTGGMGLNIPYTHSEERPSRVLLSKSSIAGAHTLLLFLMGRTPDGPIIKEIKPTGLIGWKKIDYGEIRKKGQPVRLVDCPPEKAVKLNTKLQLKMPGLAKTTGKNLKAVYIDTGENGVFSRGEFETITTPGQMEYVTPEEIAESVIFEVRGGNTGHDIINALDNATLEPTYRAGYLFHSAIKKLKQLETLHGIEGIAFEMLGPPRVSKLLYEAFLLKAGFTDMDVVARTSAKELSKRLTDIIVNDEQLRQEIISIGIPILMSDGKSMVRGDEIKIPPFHGENELKIEKHSIDSWARDGWVDLRVANMEQWRKRCAILVKEIKSVADDETGSRYLRNREYWDNFPEIDPGKMVGWIFTVEEKGKRMKA, from the coding sequence ATGGATATTCAAAAAAAGACGGTACTGGTATTGGGAGGATGGGGGCTCGTCGGCTCGGCAATTTGCAGAAAATTGATGGAAGAAAAGCCCGGTCGCCTGATCGTGACGTCGCTTAATAAGAGCGAAGCGATAGAAGCGGTAAGTGATTTGAAAAAAGAATTCCCCAAAGCCGGAAAGAATTTTTTTATACCATGGTGGGGTAATGTATTTCTCCGGCATCAACTGAAAGATATGCCTCGTGAAAAATTAATGGCGGACGAGCGTTATCGTGGCATGTTGATGGACGACATGATCTCAGAGTTGAACGACGAAGTACTGAAACGCTCGAGCCTGTTTAAATTGTTGAGCCAATACCAGCCAGATATTATTGTCGATTGTATCAATTCCGCGACGGCAATTGCCTATCAGGATATTTTCCAAAGCACGCGCAATGTTATCCGGCAACTCAATGCAGCTAAGAAGAAAAAACAAAACGATCTGATCGAAACGACCGAAAAATTATTATGCACGCTGTACATGCCGCAATTAATTCGTCACGTGCAATTGTTGTATCAGTCGATGAAAATTCATCGAACGCAAATGTATGTCAAAATCGGCACTAGCGGCACGGGAGGAATGGGATTGAATATTCCTTACACGCACAGCGAGGAAAGGCCATCACGCGTATTGTTGTCCAAATCGTCGATTGCCGGCGCGCATACGTTGTTGCTTTTCCTGATGGGACGGACTCCCGATGGTCCGATCATTAAAGAAATCAAACCGACCGGGCTCATCGGTTGGAAGAAAATCGATTACGGTGAAATCCGTAAAAAAGGACAACCTGTACGTTTGGTTGATTGCCCTCCCGAAAAAGCGGTGAAGCTCAACACTAAACTCCAGTTAAAAATGCCGGGATTAGCCAAAACGACCGGGAAAAATCTTAAAGCCGTCTACATCGATACCGGTGAAAACGGTGTATTTTCACGCGGGGAATTTGAAACGATAACGACGCCCGGTCAAATGGAATACGTTACTCCTGAGGAAATTGCCGAGAGCGTTATTTTTGAGGTTCGTGGCGGCAACACCGGACACGATATTATTAATGCATTGGATAATGCTACGCTCGAGCCGACGTATCGTGCGGGGTATCTTTTCCACAGTGCCATTAAAAAATTAAAACAACTTGAGACGTTGCACGGCATCGAAGGGATTGCATTTGAAATGCTCGGTCCGCCGCGTGTATCGAAATTGCTCTACGAAGCGTTCCTGCTCAAAGCCGGCTTTACGGACATGGACGTCGTTGCGCGGACAAGCGCAAAAGAATTGTCGAAACGTCTCACCGATATAATTGTAAACGACGAACAGCTGCGTCAGGAAATTATTTCCATTGGCATTCCTATTCTCATGTCCGATGGAAAATCTATGGTTCGCGGCGATGAAATTAAAATTCCGCCGTTTCACGGTGAAAACGAACTTAAAATTGAGAAGCACTCAATAGATTCGTGGGCGCGCGACGGTTGGGTGGATTTGCGCGTTGCGAATATGGAGCAATGGCGTAAACGATGCGCGATTCTCGTCAAAGAAATCAAATCGGTTGCAGATGACGAAACAGGTTCGCGGTATTTGCGCAACCGTGAATATTGGGATAATTTTCCGGAAATCGATCCGGGCAAGATGGTCGGGTGGATTTTTACAGTGGAAGAAAAAGGTAAGCGCATGAAAGCGTGA
- a CDS encoding bifunctional 5,10-methylene-tetrahydrofolate dehydrogenase/5,10-methylene-tetrahydrofolate cyclohydrolase, with protein sequence MTAAIIDGKKIADDIKHEIASEVAKLKQTGIVPHLSVVLVGDNPASEVYVRNKGKMCEEVGMSHETIKLSASTSQEELLKLINELNTNPKVSGILVQLPLPKQINESVIINSIDPFKDVDCFHPFNVGRLSIGEPVFLPCTPAGVQELLMRSNADPSGKHTVIVGRSNIVGKPLASMLIQKAKGANSTVTVCHTGTKDLSYHTKQADILIAAMGQAEVIRGDMIKPGAVVIDVGMNRVADASKKSGFRLTGDVHFESAKAVASAITPVPGGVGPMTIIMLMKNTLKAVLKK encoded by the coding sequence ATGACCGCTGCAATCATTGATGGGAAAAAAATCGCTGACGACATTAAACATGAAATCGCTTCAGAAGTTGCCAAGCTAAAACAAACCGGTATCGTACCGCATTTGTCGGTCGTATTAGTTGGCGATAATCCTGCCTCGGAAGTATACGTTCGCAATAAAGGAAAAATGTGCGAAGAAGTCGGTATGAGCCATGAAACGATTAAATTGTCGGCGTCAACGTCGCAGGAAGAGTTATTAAAGTTGATTAATGAACTCAATACGAATCCGAAAGTTTCGGGTATTCTGGTGCAGTTACCGTTGCCGAAGCAGATCAATGAAAGCGTTATCATTAATTCAATCGATCCTTTCAAAGACGTCGATTGCTTTCATCCGTTTAATGTCGGAAGATTATCGATCGGCGAACCGGTATTTTTACCATGTACTCCGGCCGGTGTGCAGGAATTACTGATGCGCAGCAATGCCGATCCATCGGGCAAACATACTGTGATCGTCGGGAGAAGCAATATCGTTGGTAAACCTTTGGCAAGTATGCTGATTCAAAAAGCCAAAGGCGCGAATTCGACGGTAACCGTTTGTCACACCGGAACGAAAGATTTGTCCTATCATACAAAACAAGCGGACATTCTGATCGCGGCGATGGGACAAGCTGAAGTTATTCGCGGTGACATGATCAAACCCGGAGCCGTTGTGATTGACGTTGGGATGAACCGTGTTGCCGATGCTTCAAAGAAATCCGGATTCAGATTAACGGGTGACGTTCATTTCGAATCGGCCAAGGCTGTTGCGTCGGCCATTACGCCCGTACCCGGCGGTGTCGGGCCGATGACCATTATTATGTTGATGAAAAATACATTGAAAGCAGTTTTGAAAAAATAA
- a CDS encoding TIGR00282 family metallophosphoesterase gives MELKCLHVADIFGTPGMDMVKDTLPRLIEERKIDFVVANGENACEGKGITDVMCQTLFNVGVHVITSGNHIWDRKKTFYSENPLIQKFLLRPLNYPTGNEGKGSVIYQLKNGIKVGVINLQGRTYLYDIECPFRTGEREIERIKKETDVVIVDFHAEATAEKIAFAHYVDGKASAIIGTHTHVQTADEKISPAGTAFITDVGMTGPHDGVIGMQKDAAIRKFILQTYFKFEPAHGDVRLHGLFFKIDTQTGKATHVERIRIDQK, from the coding sequence ATGGAATTGAAGTGTTTGCACGTGGCCGATATCTTTGGAACGCCGGGAATGGATATGGTAAAAGATACATTGCCGCGATTGATCGAAGAACGGAAAATTGATTTTGTCGTTGCCAATGGCGAAAACGCCTGTGAAGGTAAAGGCATTACCGATGTAATGTGCCAAACGCTTTTTAACGTAGGTGTACATGTGATTACAAGCGGTAACCATATTTGGGATCGTAAGAAAACGTTTTATTCCGAAAATCCTTTGATACAGAAATTCCTTCTTCGTCCTCTCAATTATCCAACAGGCAATGAGGGCAAAGGCTCCGTTATCTATCAACTCAAGAACGGAATCAAAGTTGGAGTGATCAATCTGCAAGGCCGTACCTATCTTTATGATATTGAATGTCCATTTCGTACCGGAGAACGTGAAATTGAAAGGATCAAAAAAGAAACCGACGTCGTAATCGTTGATTTTCATGCTGAGGCGACGGCTGAAAAAATTGCTTTTGCTCATTATGTTGACGGAAAAGCCAGCGCAATTATCGGAACGCACACCCACGTGCAAACAGCGGATGAAAAAATTTCGCCGGCCGGAACCGCTTTCATTACGGACGTTGGCATGACCGGCCCGCACGACGGCGTTATCGGAATGCAAAAAGATGCCGCCATCAGGAAGTTCATCCTTCAAACGTATTTCAAATTCGAGCCTGCTCACGGCGACGTAAGGCTGCACGGCTTATTTTTTAAAATCGATACGCAAACCGGTAAGGCTACGCACGTCGAACGGATCCGAATCGATCAGAAATAG